TCAACTCTGCAAACTCAGGCCTGCGCGCGGGGTCGCAGACAAACAGTCTCGGGCTCGCATTATCGAGGAAGTACTCCACCTCGCTGGCGGTGTAGGCATTGTTCAACGGCAGAAACACGCCGCCGGCGCGAACCGTCCCCAGATACAGCATCAGTGCTTCGATGGATTTTGGAATCTGCGCGGCAACCCGGTCACCAGGCTGCAGACCGCACCTCACCAGCATGTTGGCAAACCGCCCGGATACTTCCATGACGTGGTTGTAGGTGTACCAGCGCCCGTCATCGAGCTGGGCAAAGGCGCGCTCGGGATTGGCGTTCTTCAGCAAGCCGTCGAACAGGTGATTAGCCATTGGCCTGTTTCCCCGGAGTTGGCGCGTCGAATCTGGCGTCAAGAAGAGAGGTAACTTCGCGCGACGCGATTACCTTGCCGTCCTTTGAATAGGCTTCGTGATTGGCATCGACGGATTTCAGATCATAGTGATAGTTGACCATCATACCGGCGGAGTTGCGCAAGCCGTTCTCTGACCGGTCACCCAGCCAGTGGATTGTCCTGAGACTGGCGCCGTTGCCCAGGTGGAAGCGGGCGACTGGGTCGACCGGCCCACCCTTTGCCCGCTGTTCCTGCAGGAAGTAACGCGCCGCCAGTGATTTCAGCCCGGCAATCTCGTCCGGCGTTGCCTCGTCAGCGTTTTCCGGTGTCAGTTCGCTGGCTACGGTGTACAGCGCCGCCGCGGCGCCGTCAGGGTCTGCTTCCGACTGGCCCTTCAGCCAGGTCATGAAGCCCGGTATCGGCGACAGGGTGATGAAAGTCTTGATGTTGGGCAGGCTGGAGGCCAGGTCGGTTGCCACCTGCTTGATCAGGAAGTTGCCGAACGAGACACCGCGCAGGCCTTTCTGGCAGTTCGAGATCGAGTAGAAAATGGCGGCGGCAGCATCTTCCGGCAGCACTGGATCACGGCTTTCCGCCAGCACCGCCTGAATGGAACCGGCGATGGCCGCCGTCAGCGCGACCTCCACGAAGATCAGCGGTTCATTGGGCATGGCCGGGTGGAAGTAGGCAAAACAGCGCCTGTCCGCCGGCTGCAGGCGGCGACGCAGATCGTCCCAGCTATCTATGGCATGAACGGCTTCATACTTGATGATTTTCTCAAGAATGTGGGCCGGTGTTGTCCAGTCAATCGGGCGCAGAACAAGGAAACCCCGGTTGAACCAGGACGAAAACAGGTGTTCGAAGTCAACATCGACGCGAGCCAGGTCTGCGTCCTTATTGAGGATCTCCAACAGGTCTTCACGCATGCGGACTAGTGTTTCGGTGCCTCCGGGTACGCCGTTCAGGCGGCGCAACAGTTCCTGCCGGCGCGGTTCGGCGACCTCGAGCAGGCTGGTGAGATTCCTGGCACTGCGATCACTTGCATACTCACCGGTGCGGTCAGCGAGTGCTTCGGTGTCGATGTCAAAATCGCTGGCCAGGCTCTGAAAGAACTCCAGCTTGTGTTCCTGATCAGCCTGCGCATATTTGGCCAGCAGGGCGGACCCGGTTTGCAGGCCGGTCACTTCGCCGGTGTCGGCCAGCAGCGAGTTGCACAGGGCCAGGATGTCACGTGCATCTGGCTTGGCCGAACTGGATGTCCGGCGCTCAAACAGGCTCGACAAAAGGTCCTGAAAATATGTGATGCGGCTCATACGGCTTTACCCATGACTTTGTCCGGCAACCAGGTTGCAAGATCAGGAAACAAGCACAACAGCAATATAGCGATCACCATGCAGGCTACAAAGGGCAATGACCCGACAAGGATGGTGCGCAGTGAAATTTCCGGTGCGATACCGTTGATCACGTACAGGTTCAGCCCGACCGGCGGGGTGATCAGGCCGATTTCCATGTTGATGGTCAAGATGACCGCAAACCAGTATGGGTCAAAACCGGCGCTGATCACGATGGGCAGCAGGATCGGGGCCGCCATCAGGATCACCGCGACCGGGGGCAGGAAGAAGCCCGCCACCAGCAGGAAAATATTGATGGCGAACATCAGCACCCAGGGATTTACGTCGAGCGTGCCGATCCATTCGGCAATCGACTGGGTGATGAACAGTGACGACAGCATGTAGGAGAACACCCCGGCAGCTGCAATGATGAACAGGATCATCACGCTTTCACGGGTTGAATCGCGAAGCACGTTCCACAGCAGTTTGGGGCTCCACAGCTTGTAGATGATGATGGCAACCATCAGGCAGAGCAGGGCGCCGATGGCCGCTGTTTCCGACGGTGTCGCCAGTCCGCCATACATGGCATACAGCACGCCCAGGATGATGGCGATGAACGGCAGCACGCGTGGCAGGATTTCAAAGCGCTCCTTCCAGGAGAAGGTCCGGCCCGATAGGGCGTCGGCCGAGCCCGAGCGCCATGTGTCATACAGGGACCACAGCATGAAAAGACCAACCAGCAGCAGCCCCGGAATCACCCCTGCCAGGAACAGGCGCCCGATCGAGGTCTCGGTGGCGATGCCGTAAACGATCATGGTGACCGATGGCGGGATCAGGATGCCGAGCGTGCCGCCGGCCGCGATGGAGCCGGTGGCAACACCGTCCGGATAGCCGCGCTTGCGCATTTCCGGGATGCCCATCTTGCCGATGGCCGCGCAGGTGGCCGGCGACGAGCCCGACATGGCGGCAAACAGGGCGCAGGCGCCGAGGTTGGAGATGACCAGGCCGCCGGGCACGCGGGTCAGCCAGCGGTCAAGCGCCTCGTATAGGTCGGCGCCGGCGCGGGTGGAGGCAATGGAGGCGCCCATGATGATGAACATCGGGATCGATAGCAGGGCGAAATTGTCAAGCTTGCCGAAAAAGATTTCCGGCAACAGCTGCAGCGAGCGGGCACCGTCGAAGATCAGCAGGAAACCGGCGGAGACGATCAGCAGGCCAACGGCCACCGACACGCCGGAAAACAACACGAGAACCGTGACGACGGCCAGAATGACACCCAGGGAAAGCGGATCCATCAGCGGCTCTCCTTGTTGATGTTAAACGGCTTGTCGAGACCGGTTATGACAGCTGCCAGATCGGCAATCAGCTGCAGCAGCAACAGGCCGAAGCCAACCGGCATCGCCAGGTAGGGGATCCACAGGCGCACGCCCCAGACGGTGTCCGACTTCCAGTTACGCGTCCATGCGGTGTGCCAGAACTCAAATCCGTACACCAGCATCAGCGCGACAATGATAATCGACACCGACAGAGTGAACAGTGC
Above is a window of Anderseniella sp. Alg231-50 DNA encoding:
- a CDS encoding TRAP transporter large permease subunit; translated protein: MDPLSLGVILAVVTVLVLFSGVSVAVGLLIVSAGFLLIFDGARSLQLLPEIFFGKLDNFALLSIPMFIIMGASIASTRAGADLYEALDRWLTRVPGGLVISNLGACALFAAMSGSSPATCAAIGKMGIPEMRKRGYPDGVATGSIAAGGTLGILIPPSVTMIVYGIATETSIGRLFLAGVIPGLLLVGLFMLWSLYDTWRSGSADALSGRTFSWKERFEILPRVLPFIAIILGVLYAMYGGLATPSETAAIGALLCLMVAIIIYKLWSPKLLWNVLRDSTRESVMILFIIAAAGVFSYMLSSLFITQSIAEWIGTLDVNPWVLMFAINIFLLVAGFFLPPVAVILMAAPILLPIVISAGFDPYWFAVILTINMEIGLITPPVGLNLYVINGIAPEISLRTILVGSLPFVACMVIAILLLCLFPDLATWLPDKVMGKAV
- a CDS encoding malonyl-CoA decarboxylase domain-containing protein; its protein translation is MSRITYFQDLLSSLFERRTSSSAKPDARDILALCNSLLADTGEVTGLQTGSALLAKYAQADQEHKLEFFQSLASDFDIDTEALADRTGEYASDRSARNLTSLLEVAEPRRQELLRRLNGVPGGTETLVRMREDLLEILNKDADLARVDVDFEHLFSSWFNRGFLVLRPIDWTTPAHILEKIIKYEAVHAIDSWDDLRRRLQPADRRCFAYFHPAMPNEPLIFVEVALTAAIAGSIQAVLAESRDPVLPEDAAAAIFYSISNCQKGLRGVSFGNFLIKQVATDLASSLPNIKTFITLSPIPGFMTWLKGQSEADPDGAAAALYTVASELTPENADEATPDEIAGLKSLAARYFLQEQRAKGGPVDPVARFHLGNGASLRTIHWLGDRSENGLRNSAGMMVNYHYDLKSVDANHEAYSKDGKVIASREVTSLLDARFDAPTPGKQANG